A genomic region of Photobacterium swingsii contains the following coding sequences:
- a CDS encoding UvrD-helicase domain-containing protein encodes MNIEAVLDSDLGSVVAPAGCGKTHLITEALSIRPQKPILVLTHTTAGVSALKKRLRRLFVPSSHYVVTTIDGWAVRIANSFPVSCPITASPDNARQYYPELRQSVLRTLNSGALYEIIKASYSRLLVDEYQDCDNNQHNIIASLSQVLPTVVFGDPMQCIFNFAGPMPDWQHEVQCRFPLLGTLSTPWRWNNAGAPVLGEWILAARETLQQGRNLDLTDCPNHVQWQQLTNVDQTDLVNQQNAQQRIINRYQFDSFLVIGSSINERSRHRYAQSSRTTQVVEQVQLTQVINAAEQFDRLNGMALVESILTTASTMVTNVEMARTLARIQSILGGRNRQPPTLLENALFTVANSNARTDILMALQEIERKDGTRIYRRSAFTALKDSVSLSISSPSKTISESAMAIREQIRQRGDSRIPKRAIGSTLLLKGLEADHCLILDANSRGMDSKHLYVALSRGAKTVTVFSRSCLVS; translated from the coding sequence ATGAATATTGAAGCCGTACTCGATAGTGACTTAGGTTCAGTAGTCGCGCCTGCAGGTTGCGGAAAGACACACCTGATTACCGAAGCTTTGTCTATTCGGCCGCAAAAGCCAATATTGGTTCTAACTCATACAACTGCTGGTGTATCGGCTCTTAAGAAGCGCTTACGCCGTTTGTTTGTTCCTTCTTCTCATTATGTTGTTACAACTATTGATGGCTGGGCTGTTCGAATAGCTAATAGTTTTCCGGTATCTTGTCCAATCACTGCATCTCCAGATAATGCTCGCCAGTATTATCCGGAGTTAAGACAATCGGTACTTAGGACTCTTAATTCAGGGGCTCTTTATGAAATCATAAAGGCATCATATTCAAGGCTGTTGGTTGATGAATACCAAGACTGTGACAATAATCAACACAATATCATCGCTTCTCTGTCACAAGTACTACCAACGGTTGTTTTTGGCGATCCGATGCAATGCATTTTTAACTTCGCAGGCCCAATGCCAGATTGGCAACATGAAGTGCAGTGTAGGTTTCCATTGCTTGGAACCTTAAGTACACCATGGCGTTGGAATAATGCGGGTGCACCAGTTCTTGGTGAATGGATTCTTGCAGCTAGAGAAACCTTACAACAAGGGAGGAATCTAGATCTTACTGACTGCCCTAACCACGTTCAGTGGCAGCAATTAACAAATGTCGATCAAACAGATCTTGTTAATCAGCAGAATGCCCAGCAAAGGATAATCAATCGATATCAATTTGATTCGTTTCTTGTAATTGGAAGCTCAATTAACGAACGGTCTCGACATAGGTACGCACAGAGTAGTCGAACGACTCAAGTTGTAGAACAGGTACAACTAACACAGGTTATTAATGCTGCTGAACAGTTTGACCGTTTAAACGGTATGGCTTTGGTGGAGAGCATACTTACTACAGCGAGCACAATGGTCACCAATGTTGAAATGGCACGAACACTAGCTCGTATTCAGAGTATTCTTGGTGGAAGAAACAGACAACCACCAACCCTCCTTGAAAATGCATTATTTACCGTTGCTAATAGTAATGCTCGCACTGATATTTTGATGGCTCTTCAAGAAATTGAGAGAAAAGATGGTACGAGGATATACCGTAGAAGTGCTTTTACTGCATTGAAGGACTCTGTTTCCTTGTCGATTAGTTCACCAAGTAAAACTATATCTGAGTCAGCAATGGCAATAAGGGAGCAGATAAGACAAAGAGGTGACTCCCGGATCCCTAAACGAGCAATTGGATCTACATTATTACTTAAAGGGCTGGAAGCTGATCATTGCTTAATTCTCGATGCAAATTCGAGAGGAATGGACAGCAAACACCTGTACGTTGCTCTTTCTCGTGGGGCTAAAACGGTTACTGTTTTTTCTCGAAGTTGCCTTGTAAGTTAA
- a CDS encoding zinc-dependent peptidase — MFFSKSKNKGKKAKNRFENIHGTLLSSMALYPFFSNEQQRIICHFVNEFYNGKTVLVSPDIKIEDRETLLMVIAANAALVGGAQQTDYFSSVKWIHICSDDLQVDGDAYETSTVRLSARPCLKESIEITEGQNLIVHEFAHILDHLYGLSGSTAVLREAYEVYLDNIKSQQGDIVPDCATPLGEIVDHVNTHDEIMFHPPEEYFAVLSELFFTNPAAIYNDYPKLYRELVGIYGLHMVEILDGGE, encoded by the coding sequence ATGTTTTTTAGCAAAAGCAAGAATAAAGGTAAGAAGGCAAAGAACAGGTTTGAGAATATTCACGGCACCCTGCTGTCCTCAATGGCGCTATATCCGTTTTTCTCGAATGAGCAGCAACGGATCATTTGTCATTTCGTAAACGAATTTTATAACGGTAAGACGGTGCTGGTCAGTCCTGATATCAAGATTGAAGATAGGGAAACTTTACTGATGGTAATCGCGGCCAATGCAGCTCTGGTGGGTGGGGCTCAGCAAACAGATTATTTCTCTTCCGTAAAATGGATCCACATTTGTTCTGACGATTTGCAGGTTGATGGTGATGCGTATGAGACTTCAACGGTGCGATTGAGCGCCAGGCCTTGTTTGAAGGAGTCGATTGAAATCACCGAGGGGCAAAATCTGATTGTTCATGAGTTCGCCCATATTCTCGATCATTTGTATGGTCTGTCAGGCAGTACTGCAGTACTGCGTGAGGCCTATGAGGTCTACCTTGACAATATTAAGTCGCAACAGGGCGATATAGTCCCAGATTGTGCGACACCACTGGGTGAGATAGTTGACCATGTCAACACTCATGATGAGATTATGTTCCATCCGCCCGAAGAGTACTTCGCAGTATTATCTGAGTTGTTTTTTACTAACCCGGCAGCAATCTACAACGACTATCCTAAGTTATACCGCGAGTTGGTCGGCATTTATGGTCTTCACATGGTCGAGATATTGGATGGGGGCGAATGA
- a CDS encoding MBL fold metallo-hydrolase — translation MVKIKMYPAKEGDAFLISFGNDNSTNIIIDMGLEETYQSFIKPDLIELKESGKKIDLLIVSHVDNDHICGAIEFIKENKDNNTVIQVGEVWHNSYRHLKFDKVDEVLEREEKLVLKQIREQNTPPSSTDGLSEIKIDEGITLAGLLYKYNYNWNVSLNEKAVLISEQELTISTNVRVKVISPSVNKLNSLAIKWKEKLESEKYGFILNNDIIFDDAYEQYMKHSNHSSEVNEIAKNEDKLTFYELKNKKGKDRSVTNGSSIAVILESEDVKLLFLADAHEDLIYEELKKLNDSGYELNFDFVKLSHHGSNNNISNRILSLISARKYMISTNGKYSHPDLATIAKIVDNDRHAKIITNYNHDKVLEFNNKYFDGIGEFTVTVLNELVFE, via the coding sequence ATGGTAAAAATAAAAATGTATCCTGCTAAAGAAGGAGATGCTTTTTTAATTAGCTTTGGCAATGATAATAGTACAAATATTATCATTGATATGGGGCTTGAAGAAACATATCAATCATTTATTAAACCTGATCTAATTGAGCTAAAAGAAAGTGGGAAAAAAATTGATCTTTTAATTGTCAGCCATGTTGATAATGACCATATTTGTGGAGCTATTGAATTCATAAAAGAAAATAAAGATAACAATACAGTTATACAAGTAGGTGAGGTTTGGCATAACTCCTATCGGCACCTTAAATTTGATAAGGTCGATGAGGTTCTCGAACGGGAAGAGAAATTAGTACTTAAACAAATACGAGAGCAAAATACACCACCCTCTTCAACTGATGGACTTTCGGAAATAAAAATAGACGAAGGAATTACGCTCGCTGGATTATTATACAAGTATAATTATAATTGGAATGTTTCTTTAAATGAAAAAGCAGTATTAATCAGTGAACAAGAGTTGACTATTTCTACAAATGTGAGAGTTAAGGTTATATCACCTAGTGTTAATAAACTTAATTCACTAGCAATAAAGTGGAAAGAAAAGCTAGAGTCAGAAAAATATGGATTCATACTTAATAATGACATAATTTTTGATGATGCTTATGAACAATATATGAAGCATTCTAATCACAGTTCAGAAGTAAATGAGATTGCGAAAAATGAAGATAAGTTAACTTTCTATGAATTAAAAAATAAGAAAGGTAAAGATCGTTCTGTTACAAATGGTTCATCTATAGCAGTAATTCTTGAAAGTGAAGATGTAAAACTTCTATTCTTAGCCGATGCTCATGAAGATCTCATTTATGAAGAACTTAAAAAGTTAAATGACTCTGGGTATGAGTTAAATTTTGATTTTGTTAAATTATCTCATCATGGTAGCAATAATAATATTTCAAATAGAATACTCAGTTTAATATCAGCAAGAAAATATATGATTTCAACTAATGGTAAGTATTCTCACCCTGATTTAGCTACTATTGCAAAAATAGTTGACAATGATCGACATGCTAAAATAATAACAAATTATAATCATGATAAAGTATTGGAATTTAATAATAAATACTTTGATGGAATTGGCGAGTTTACAGTAACAGTTTTAAATGAATTAGTATTTGAGTGA
- a CDS encoding GIY-YIG nuclease family protein translates to MSGHITDLDILFAELIFPILIERVTLSDPRITYGDIVEEVKARHPHLKPVKTFHHRHVGRRLGTIWEFTKSQGCPHLGALVVDAQHGECGTGIYGLVNPEQEREKIKTFSNWSDIELDFGKHINLVKMKKKERETKPKKISREEAKYKVADYWKEIKQSSPIDQKVIEKYREELRELVQQGHLPARAFAMIIGKMIESGEYKEMQPAYLYVGEYINKMNNDEAIFDVVKIGFSENLENRSKQLAGNLNLTPLKFHILKAWKFKPGYAYRAEQDIHAWLDDLRYEGEFFNSQEGLVPEYVEELVNNYLLDNLMVEVQCEELDIS, encoded by the coding sequence ATGTCTGGACACATTACTGATCTTGATATTCTTTTTGCGGAGCTGATTTTTCCTATCCTCATTGAGCGGGTTACCTTGTCTGATCCTCGAATCACCTATGGTGATATAGTTGAAGAAGTGAAGGCAAGACACCCTCATCTGAAACCAGTTAAAACCTTTCACCATCGCCATGTGGGGCGTCGACTTGGTACGATCTGGGAGTTTACCAAGTCTCAGGGGTGCCCTCATCTAGGTGCTTTAGTCGTGGATGCACAACACGGTGAATGTGGCACAGGAATCTATGGGTTAGTGAATCCCGAACAAGAGAGGGAGAAGATCAAAACCTTTTCTAATTGGAGCGATATCGAGCTAGATTTTGGCAAGCACATTAACTTAGTCAAAATGAAAAAAAAGGAACGAGAGACCAAGCCTAAGAAAATTTCGAGGGAAGAAGCCAAGTATAAAGTTGCTGATTACTGGAAGGAGATCAAGCAAAGCAGTCCAATTGACCAAAAAGTAATTGAGAAGTACCGCGAAGAGCTGAGGGAGTTAGTACAACAGGGACATTTACCAGCTAGAGCATTCGCCATGATCATCGGAAAGATGATTGAATCTGGTGAATATAAGGAGATGCAGCCAGCGTACCTTTATGTTGGCGAGTATATCAACAAAATGAATAACGATGAGGCTATTTTCGACGTTGTTAAAATTGGCTTCAGTGAAAACTTAGAGAACAGATCTAAGCAGTTGGCAGGGAATCTTAATCTAACACCACTCAAGTTTCACATTCTTAAAGCATGGAAGTTCAAGCCAGGGTATGCTTACCGAGCGGAGCAAGATATTCACGCCTGGCTCGATGACTTGAGATATGAGGGAGAGTTTTTCAATAGTCAAGAGGGACTTGTGCCTGAGTATGTTGAAGAATTAGTGAACAACTACTTGTTAGATAATCTGATGGTTGAAGTGCAGTGCGAAGAATTGGATATTAGCTAA
- a CDS encoding ATP-dependent nuclease: MSVIRHIEIINFRTLKNLSWHPKPGLNCLIGPGDSGKSTLLDAIDLTLGARRSYSFNDADFYQLNTQSPLSITITLGDLHDDLKNIECYGFFLRGYNAITKEIVDEPQQDTETVLTIKLTVDSDLDPDWRLFSERAEADGLERRLPWKHRELLSPARLGTTAHQNLAWGSRSVLNKLSEETFDVSTVLAQLGRQTREAFAQQQVEGVTGVLQQVKNISNGLGVPVGELKALLDVNGISLSNGAISLHNSDNTPLRQLGTGSSRLLISGLQKAASRSKVIIVDEAEYGLEPYRITRLLNELGSKDTAPTQQVFITTHSPYVLRELQAQQLHVMRKPTIAQVVLGPDHIQHTVYSLNGEGLQQATLRACAESFFSKSVIVCEGKTEIGLVRGIDLFNQDAGYQTITSKGIHCADGGGDTMFARAHIFASLGYPTAIFKDSDKAQQHHEHKQNAIEAGISVFEWGHNRATEDAIFAACPAGAVLSLLDMASKRKGADSIHAHIQAHSNQSVSLDDCRERFADAHRVILAKAANKKGWFKDIEPAENISRKIIGPRYSEFTEELTSPVNDLFVWAFEQ, encoded by the coding sequence ATGTCAGTTATACGCCATATAGAAATAATAAACTTTAGAACGCTCAAAAATCTATCATGGCACCCAAAGCCGGGACTGAATTGCCTTATTGGCCCTGGCGATTCAGGAAAATCTACATTGTTGGATGCTATTGACCTTACGCTCGGAGCTCGACGTTCCTATTCCTTCAACGATGCTGACTTTTACCAGCTAAATACCCAATCTCCTCTATCGATAACAATCACACTAGGTGACTTGCATGACGATCTAAAGAATATCGAATGTTATGGATTCTTTTTAAGAGGGTATAATGCAATTACCAAGGAAATCGTTGATGAGCCTCAGCAAGATACCGAAACTGTTTTGACTATAAAGTTAACGGTAGATAGTGATTTAGACCCAGATTGGCGATTGTTTTCAGAAAGAGCGGAAGCGGATGGTTTAGAGCGTAGGTTACCGTGGAAACACAGAGAGCTCTTATCTCCGGCTCGCTTAGGAACAACCGCACACCAGAACCTTGCTTGGGGCAGTCGATCAGTCCTAAATAAACTTTCTGAAGAGACATTTGATGTATCAACTGTCCTTGCACAGTTAGGAAGGCAAACCCGTGAAGCTTTCGCACAACAGCAAGTTGAAGGAGTTACTGGCGTTTTGCAACAAGTCAAAAATATATCTAATGGCTTAGGTGTACCTGTCGGAGAGCTGAAAGCGTTATTAGATGTAAATGGAATTTCCTTATCTAATGGTGCTATAAGCTTACACAATAGTGATAATACCCCTCTTCGACAGCTTGGCACAGGGTCGTCAAGACTTCTAATTAGCGGCCTTCAGAAAGCAGCCAGTCGCTCTAAAGTTATTATTGTTGATGAGGCCGAATATGGACTAGAACCCTATCGTATTACCCGTTTACTCAACGAGTTAGGTTCTAAAGATACCGCTCCAACCCAGCAAGTGTTCATCACAACCCATTCTCCGTATGTACTCCGTGAATTGCAAGCTCAACAACTGCATGTAATGCGTAAACCAACAATTGCACAGGTGGTTTTAGGGCCAGATCATATTCAACATACGGTTTACAGCCTAAATGGGGAAGGCTTACAGCAAGCAACGTTACGTGCCTGCGCTGAATCATTTTTCAGTAAAAGTGTCATTGTTTGTGAAGGTAAAACAGAAATTGGTTTAGTAAGAGGTATTGATCTTTTTAACCAAGATGCAGGCTATCAAACGATAACATCCAAAGGCATCCATTGTGCTGATGGTGGTGGTGATACTATGTTTGCTAGAGCACATATTTTTGCATCACTTGGTTATCCAACGGCAATTTTTAAAGATTCAGATAAAGCTCAGCAGCATCATGAGCACAAACAAAATGCGATAGAAGCCGGTATTTCCGTATTTGAATGGGGTCATAATAGGGCTACAGAGGATGCTATCTTTGCAGCTTGTCCTGCTGGCGCTGTTCTTTCTCTATTAGATATGGCCAGTAAAAGAAAAGGGGCCGATTCAATACATGCCCATATTCAAGCGCATTCAAATCAGTCAGTTAGTTTAGATGACTGTCGCGAACGATTTGCCGATGCCCATCGTGTGATCCTTGCCAAAGCCGCGAACAAAAAAGGCTGGTTTAAAGATATAGAACCAGCAGAAAATATATCCAGAAAAATAATTGGCCCTCGTTACAGCGAATTCACAGAAGAGCTTACCTCGCCTGTAAATGATTTATTTGTTTGGGCGTTTGAGCAATGA
- a CDS encoding AAA family ATPase gives MLERIIKIENIKQWQHKGGLSQSFDMLNLIYGRNGSGKSTLCKLFESINQSDKSSIEALQSIESQGKQALQLRVDSQNITLDSLQSSFTFQVFNQAFIDNNLYISNSKDRKQLSNYYEFSLGNVSVEKEKEIDQLKAQNETLTSQITPITTRLSTKFPSKTPAKIRAIKSTPNADDELETLKAQLQDLKSVEHFRKRKCLSLLKLEKPELKTDCFIINIEQLSKDAEEKVNSHIAKNLKEQDSFWIETGTNLVTESNDCPFCAQPLSSSPIFHLYQEFINESYLSASSKFELASDDFEMSVSDICIKLEALENRVESNKNVMREWADRIDEISLDFDFSKLGRVSINLELECSKIIQNKKKDLLSQVDLTKFNELFNQIFNDIDFTAYNNAVNNYNQSIKDFVDGLGTETSQSIQSKIDVITESKLRFTPEVVTDLADFKTFNESKNTNTKRIKELRDEITEEQKDNISKHKDSINEILKSFHSMIRLKELDKDNKGKGGSTRLKYVITFINNELSILDENEHQHIFEHVLSLGDRSALALAFFLSRFAKINDDKSIIILDDPMSSLDSYRKDATIVQIAKLIENNYQTFVFSHDPFFLSDIYKHSILSKDSQCFEIEASYKDLDPLAPDSSKYISSKMVARDNYDSYVLHSYHKEYNKLYDFVSEGSETDKVEVARSIRPILEAYLRFLYPKQFIKGMWLGEMITKIREETDESSLFYDKHGKFSTISKINEFSKDYHHADGFDTKIQDLDFQTVQSYAKNTLQFITGM, from the coding sequence ATGTTAGAAAGAATAATAAAAATCGAAAACATCAAGCAATGGCAACATAAAGGAGGGCTAAGTCAATCTTTCGATATGCTCAACCTTATCTATGGTAGAAATGGCTCTGGTAAATCGACTCTGTGTAAACTATTCGAGTCCATCAACCAAAGCGATAAATCGAGCATTGAGGCATTACAGTCGATTGAGTCTCAAGGAAAGCAAGCCCTACAGCTTAGGGTTGATTCTCAAAACATCACATTAGACTCCTTACAGTCGTCTTTTACCTTTCAAGTGTTTAACCAAGCTTTCATAGACAACAATCTTTACATCTCTAATAGTAAAGATCGCAAGCAGCTATCGAACTACTATGAGTTTTCATTAGGTAACGTGTCTGTCGAGAAAGAAAAGGAAATTGACCAGTTAAAAGCTCAAAATGAGACTTTAACGAGTCAAATCACCCCTATAACGACTCGACTATCAACTAAGTTTCCCTCAAAGACTCCTGCTAAAATTCGAGCTATCAAATCGACTCCTAACGCTGATGATGAGCTAGAAACTTTGAAAGCCCAACTTCAAGACCTTAAGAGCGTTGAACACTTTAGAAAGCGGAAGTGTCTATCTTTACTAAAGCTTGAAAAGCCAGAGTTAAAGACAGATTGTTTTATTATAAACATCGAGCAACTATCTAAAGATGCAGAAGAAAAGGTCAACTCACACATTGCAAAAAACCTAAAAGAACAAGATAGCTTTTGGATAGAAACAGGGACAAACTTAGTCACTGAATCGAACGACTGTCCTTTCTGTGCCCAACCACTTTCCTCATCGCCAATATTCCATCTCTATCAAGAGTTCATTAACGAATCTTATCTAAGTGCAAGTAGCAAATTTGAACTTGCCAGTGATGATTTTGAAATGAGTGTTAGTGATATCTGTATAAAACTTGAAGCACTAGAGAATCGTGTAGAGTCAAATAAAAATGTAATGAGAGAATGGGCTGATAGAATTGATGAAATTTCTTTGGATTTTGATTTTTCTAAATTGGGCAGAGTTTCTATAAATCTTGAATTAGAATGCTCAAAGATAATCCAAAACAAAAAGAAGGATTTATTATCCCAAGTAGACTTAACTAAGTTTAACGAACTTTTTAATCAGATTTTTAATGATATAGATTTTACTGCTTATAATAATGCTGTAAACAATTACAATCAGTCAATCAAAGATTTTGTAGATGGTTTGGGAACAGAGACAAGTCAGTCCATTCAGTCTAAGATTGACGTTATCACAGAATCAAAACTAAGGTTCACTCCTGAGGTCGTAACTGACCTAGCAGACTTTAAAACTTTTAATGAATCTAAGAATACTAATACAAAGAGAATTAAAGAACTTAGAGATGAGATTACCGAAGAACAAAAAGATAATATCAGTAAACATAAAGACTCTATCAATGAGATATTAAAAAGCTTTCATTCAATGATTAGATTAAAGGAATTGGATAAGGACAATAAAGGTAAAGGTGGTTCTACAAGATTAAAATACGTTATAACTTTCATTAACAATGAACTTTCTATTTTAGATGAAAATGAACATCAACATATCTTTGAACACGTTCTAAGTCTTGGTGATAGGTCTGCTCTTGCTCTTGCTTTCTTCTTATCTAGATTTGCAAAAATTAATGATGATAAGTCAATTATTATCCTAGATGATCCAATGTCTTCACTAGATAGTTATCGTAAAGACGCAACAATCGTTCAAATTGCCAAACTTATTGAAAATAATTATCAAACGTTTGTTTTTAGTCACGATCCTTTCTTCTTGTCTGACATCTATAAACATTCGATTCTTTCAAAAGATTCACAGTGTTTTGAAATTGAGGCTTCATACAAAGATTTAGACCCTCTTGCCCCTGATAGCTCCAAGTATATATCTAGTAAAATGGTTGCTAGAGATAACTACGATTCTTATGTGCTGCATTCTTATCATAAAGAATATAATAAACTTTATGATTTTGTTTCTGAAGGTAGTGAAACTGATAAAGTAGAAGTTGCGAGGTCTATACGCCCAATCTTAGAAGCATACTTGAGATTCTTATATCCAAAACAGTTTATTAAAGGAATGTGGCTGGGCGAGATGATCACGAAAATCCGCGAAGAGACTGATGAATCAAGCCTCTTCTATGATAAACACGGAAAATTTAGCACAATTTCCAAAATAAACGAGTTTTCAAAGGATTATCATCACGCTGATGGTTTCGACACGAAAATTCAAGATCTGGACTTTCAGACTGTCCAATCTTACGCCAAAAATACATTGCAGTTCATAACTGGTATGTAG